TGTGCAGCCTTTgcagcggacagaggcatagtATAAAAAGCAAATAGCGAATTTTATAAAATGCTGTCTAAAAAGATTTGTATGAGATCTATCTGTATTATCTATCTTCTGATTTAATAGTTAAattgaaaaaaagagaaaaaataaaccTATGTCATCGTAAGAAAGAGCATCTTTTATAAGATCGAaatctataaaatttatttttttatcagaatCACAGTCCATAGACCAGTGATACGTGGGCTATCGAAAGTTAACTCACGTGTCGGTGATGATATTATCTCATACAGTTAGATCAGTGAAATCGCATCTCATGGGTCATGGTACATAACGGCTATATCTGCACTTCTACAGTGCACTTAACGGTAGGCAGACGAGGACAGCAGGGGAACGAGCTGAGGACGGAATAGAAATAGGCGGACGCATGCCTCGTCGCGTCACAAGCATGCTCTTCCTCCCCATCCGTCCGCACGGTCGCCATAGTACGGCGGGCATTGCACTGTGCCCCTCGCCGTTCGCCCTGCGTCCCAGTCCCGTTCTGCCACTGCCAATACTTCCTCGCTGCCTGCCTGCTACAGTGGCGCCAGCGAGGAAAACGACAGGCAGGAGAGGGCAGGGCCAGGGCGGTCGTTCTCCCGGAGGTTCAAATGATTGCCGCCTCTCGCGCCGGCCAGCTCTCGCCGCTACGCACAGTGGTCGAGCATGGGGCGCCTGCGGACGCACATTGCCCTCTGCAGGCCGCGGCCCGGCGCCGGCCCCGCCACGCTGCTCGTGGTCCCGACGCCGGCCTTCACTCGATCTTTGGCAGgaaaagccccccccccccccctcgcccTCTCGTTTTCGCTAGCTCCTTACTGGACGTGCTGCTGCGCGTGGGCACGGGCACTGACGACAACTTTTAGAAGCTAGCTGTTGATCTCCGCGAAGAAGAGTGGATGAAAATGGGTCGGGATTACGTGCCGGCCTGCTCGGAGTGCGCGCGGTGGCACGGGGGCTCGATCGGGTCGGCTGCCGTTGGCCGCCGGGCCTCGGGAGAGGGGCGGTCAACGTGGGGGATCGAGGAAGCGCGCGAGCAAAGCGATCGACAGCCGAGCGCGCCTTGTCCTCGGTCTGCACAAGCCGTTAGTTAACGAAGCTCGGTGCCGTCGAAAACCGCACGCACCAGCGTGAAAAGAGGTCACGACTAGATGATGCTGTGCGCTGTGCACTCGACACTAACAACAAGAGGTAAAGAAGATGCCGAGGAAAGAGCCAACAGTGACTTGAACCGAACCACGGAACCAGGGTTGATTTGTAGTTCTACGGACAAATGACATTTCAGCAGCATACTGATTACGCCAAGTTGATTTGTGGTTCTACGGACAAATGACATTTCAACAGCATACTGATTTTTAACACTGTTTAATTAGGATAGGCTAGCACTCATGGTGGTAAACCAGCTCCATTTGACGATGAGCTCATTTCGTATATCCCCAAGCAGGATAGCGACGGGTGAAGACAGCAATGTGCAGTGCCGAGTCAGGAAGCtgcatgcacatctcctttGAACTTTGCATTGAAACATCCGTGATTCTTTTGGACAGCAAACGTAGAGTAGTAACGCAATAAGCTCCAAAGTTTATACGCTCCCAAAATCTGAACTTGGAGCTACATCTGGCCTTTTTGTTGGTTTGCTCGATCGCACTGTCACCTCCTAAGCCCCACTCCATGCTATAGATTAATCGATCTCGTTTGTTCCTGCACGAGTAAATCGCAACACTACACGCTGCAGCATTCAGATTTGTTTTTTGGCCTTTTAGTGCTGTTAATAATGCGGCAGCCAGTAGCCTGCAAAGTTGCAATTCTATAATAAAAAGCTATCTCCCGGCCAAAGTTCTGTAAGGGGTGGAAGCTAGTGCACCCGGCCACCTGATCTTGTACTGTACAATTACATCATGGCGTTTTGCTAGGGAGATTCCTAAGTTCACCCAAAACAAACCCACATGTACTTGTATTTAGAGAGTAATATAACCTCGTGTGTCTACTTGTAGGAACCAAAATGTTTGTCGCAACAATTTCCACTCTAGTGAGTTGTCAACCAAAATTTCGATGGGAATCTAGCAGGAGTTCTACTTTTCATTTAGGAAAGATGGTTATTGGATTAGATGGCAACTCTTATGTACAGATCTAGCCTGAATGCCTGATCCCCATCCTCCCTCCTCAACAGATTCTACCCTGATCCTACTGGTTACCTGCAATCTTATCTGCAACCTGGAGTACCAAACGCGTGGGAATGCATCTCGCAGTTCAGATTCCATGTTGATCAGATGTTCAGATGAGCTGGAAAACTGCAAACCCATCACAAAACTACTGAACATCTCCATGGTTCACGCGGCCTCCCTCTGCGATCCCCTCTGCATCACCTCTGGCCGTAGCTGTAGCCTGCGGGTGGCCGTTGCCGTTACAAAAATAAACCCGGAAACCGACGAGCTCCCACTGCTCCCTCCGCTGCCTCTGCGCGCACCCGGAACGCCCTTTCACGCGTCGCCCAGCCCAAAGGCCATCGCTGCCGCGCGCCTCTGCTTCCGCGAACCGGACGCCGGCCTGGTCCGCAACCCATTTTGCATTTTACCCTTACCCGCTTATATATACGCGCCTTTTCCACCGTTAGCCGTCTCACATTGCTCTGCTCCACGTCCACCGCCCGCCAACGCCACAGGATTTAGCTAGTGCCGGACCAGTAGGAGTCTCACTGCGCAGTGCGTGGTGCTCTGACTTTGATGCGCCTAGCCGCCGCCGGCCATGGCCTCCGCCGTCGCTAGTaacctccccgccgccgtgcCGTATGGCTGGCCCAGCCCGGGCGTCTCGTTCGGCCGTGATGCGGCCGCTGAGGAGCCGGTCGTGTCTTCTCCGGCGGCTGCCGTGGCTGTGACCATGACTGTGGCCACGCCGGAGCCGGCGATCTCGAAGGACTTCATCGACTTTGAGTTCAGTCTCGGTGGCTCTGCCACCATGCTCCCCGCTGACGAGTTGTTTGCTGATGGGAAGCTGCTCCCGTTGAGAAAGGCGGCGCCTTTGCAGGATCCGGAGGCCGCGGTGCTCCCGCCGGCGCAGGCGCAGGCAATGCCGGCGCCGACGGAGCCGATCAAGCTCCTCCGCGCTGCTGCGGTCGCCGCGGCCAATGGCACCGATCCCTACGTGTTCTCGCCGAAGGCGCCCAGCTGCTCGAGCCGGTGGCGGGAGCTGCTCGGGCTCAAGAGAGCGGCGGCCGAGCAGAGCTCGAGCCCGAAGCCCTCGCCCTCACCAGCTGCGGCGGCGAAGACCCCGGCACGGGCGACGAACTCGGCGGTGGCGAGGTCTCTcaagctcctgctccagcggaACAATGGCCGCGCGTCGGGCGCTGCGGCGTCGGACCTTGCGTCGGCACCGCTCCTCCGCGACAGCTCCGACTCGGAGGGGTCGCTGTCCCtcgcctcctcccgcttctcgctctcctcctcctcgtcctcctccggccACGACCACGACGACATCCCCCGTCTCTCCCTCGACTCCGCCGCCGACCCCAACCCTCCCCGCATCCGCCTCGTCCGCACCTCCCACCACCGCCACTCGACCTCCAACTCCACCCGGGCCGGCCGCAGCCCTGCGCGGCGCCGCCCCTCGCCGCCCCCTCCCCCGGGCTGCCTCTCCGTGGACTCCCCGCGCATGAACTCGTCCGGCAAGATCGTGTTCCAAGGCCTGGAACGCAGCTCCAGCTCCCCGTGCCGCTTCCACGCCACGTCCAAGTCACGGTCCCGCGCGGTGGACCGGTTCTACTCGTCCGGCGTCCGCGTGGCCCCAGTGGTGCTTAACGTGCCCGTGTGCTCGCGGCCGGTGTTCGGGTTCTTCAAGGACAAGAAGGACTCCGCCGCGGCGAAGGACtcgacggcggcggcaaggTCCCGGTCGTCGCTGGGCCGGAAGACGCCGCCGCAAGGGTGGAGCGGCGAGCTGCCGAGATGCTCCAGCTAATTTGACTATGTTTGACCGGGTAGCTGTGACCTTGTTTGTCTTGTTTGCCAAAGAATCGCCATGATGGGAGGATAGTAGCTTGGTCTTAACTGATTTTGTTTGTTCTTTGGAGACGATCAGAAGGTCTAATCAACTGActgttcttcctttttcttttcttttttgctcgACTGTAAATTTCGAGTTTTGTTCTGCTTTTCTGCCACCTCAAAGTTGTTACCCTGGCACTGGCACTCCTGATCTATTAGGTTGTTTGCAAGAACATGAAAAAATTTCCACAACGCTGTTTGCTGAAAACCTTATGCTCTGGTTACATTGTTCAGTTCAGATCGGTTACTGTTCCATTTGGTGGTTTGAACTTTGAACAGTCGAGTTACAGATCATGGCAGCATTTTTAGGGCAGAGTGATGGAAATCCGCTCGCTCGAAGCAAGCCCTCGCTGTCTGTGCTTATCTGCGTCGGAGTCAGCAAATGCCGCCAGTAGATGCCGGTTCAGGGGAGCGTAGGCAGACCAAGTAACACGGCCGGTCCGAGCAGACCGGCCCTGTCTCCGGTTTGATCTGTTCTTGATCCGGGCACTGTGCCGCATGTGCCCGCCTCTAAATATTCGCGCAGAGGCATGGTGGCATACACCAACAGCTTTCTTTTTTTACTCACGGCAAAGGCGTCGCCGCGATCGGCGCGGCAGGCTAGCGCCCGTTGCCGCCACGGCATCTCACCGGCAAAACCTTGGTGGTTTCACCCTCGCCCGGGCGCCCGCCGGTCGACGTTCCACCTCGCCGCGCGCTTCGGCGGACGGCCGGTCAAGGCGCTGCTCTCGCGCTTCGGCGCCCATGTGGACGCCGCGCGCCGAGCCCTCTGGTGCCGCTGGGCTCTCTGCATGTGCCGTGTCACCTGCCGCTGCTTTCCCCCTGCCCGTGCCTGCCACCCTTTGCGCTTTTGCTCGCTGCGTGCGTGCCAGCGCGTGGGTGATGATGGCGACGAGCTGATCCTGCTGTTGGCCGCTCGCTTCGTCGCGGTCCCTGCTCGGCGAGCGGGAGACGCAGCAGCGTAGCCCGGGAGGTGCATGGGCGCGTTGCTCTCGTCGACTCTTTTTCCTGCAGCGATGCAGGTGCGTAGGCCATGGCGCTGTCACGTTTAATAATGAGCATGGAGTATGGATCGGGGCCTACGGTTGCCGTGTTCCACTGCAGTGATCGATGCCATGGGTGTAGTGTGGTGCAGCTGTGTGCGTTCTTGGTGTAAGTCGATCCAGTCCATTGATGGCATGGCGCAGATCTATGCTATATATATGATGGATGTATGGTGAGGTCATACTAGAAGGTAACGTATCGTCGTCTGCACTGAACACAACAATTACCGCTGGCTTAATTGTCAGAACATGCACCTCTATTCCTCTAAGTTTTAGGATGGTGTATAGGTATAGGCTTCTGAATGAGCTTAACATGAGCTGCAGGCCTCATGGGAGTGATTCTTACCAACACTGGCTGATGCATTTGCTGGTTCTGGCAACTTTTGAACTGTCTCACCAAACCAAAACCGAATCATAAAAAGCAAACTCGACGAAATGGAAGAAAAGACCAAACCGCCCGTACTGAATTTACTGAAATGCACACCTTGGCATGTAGTGACGACTGACACCAAAGCGGGAAGCCATCATGGCCTGAAGAAAAGCTGAGAGCCCTTCAAAACCACACCTGCGTGCGAGTGACTGATGACCGAAGAAAACAGAAAACCGAGCCCAGAGATTCAGAAGCCCGTGCTGCTGAACGCTCGCTCGTCTTTCCGGGCGCGCGCGCCAGTCTCTCGCCTGCGCGCGCGGCtgagcgcccccccccccctcctccgtCCGTCGTCCACCAAGCAGCACCTGCAGGACGCTCCTCGCCTTATCCGCCTTGCGCCGTCTGATGCGTCTCCAGCCACGACGCGACGGCCATCTGACGGCTGCCATTCATCTGCGCCGCGACTTCCTGCCCCACAACCGGGAGGCAGCGGCCTGGCCGCCGGCCATAAAATAGGCATGAAAAGAAAACTCAATTATGTCGCCGGGTTTGGCAGCGACCAGTGATGGTTTGGACGCTAGCGGAGGAGCCAGCAGGTCTGGactggaggagagggaggagagcacAGCCTGTACTGGTCTCTGCTAGACTGCTGGCATCATAAGTTCCGATTCCGACGCACAGAGTATTAATGTAGGATATCATATAatacataataaaaaataattattcagTATTATCCTTGACTGACTttgattttgagaaaaaaatatggaataagATACAAAATAAGCTATATCCATCATCCGATTACATCACTGACCGTTGCTGCTAATGCCTCCCTCCCATGTTGCTCTTGTGTTTTGATTGCTTGGAATAGATAATGGTGGATGGAGAGATTTGTTCCGTTGGGCGAGTGTTAGTTAATTGCTGTCATGGGGTGATTACGGATCAGTAGCAGTAGAGTCCGTTGTGATGTGGCTGGCGAGCTGGAATGAACGGCGCCACTTGGCTAGCGACTGCAGTCGGTTGGGTCGTCGATCCTCAGATCCTTGCAGTTTTGTGTACTGAGTAGCGAGTATGCATAAGCATCTGTGTGAGGATAGCCGACACATCTTGTTGACAGAGGCAGTCTTCAGGGATCTGAATTCTGTATGCACAATCAGTACAACCCCGTAAATGAACTATGCAGGATTTCCATCACGGTAATCTTAGTAGTACATTAATTCAGTTTTCAGCTCAAGGATTCCAGGACAAAGTGACTGAGAACTGACAAGTACCAGGCGAAATGAATTGCGGATATGACGGGGGACCTGTGAGTTACGATTTTTCATACGTGGCCAAAACGTGTATCACCAAACACAAGGCTGTTTACAGCACCACGAACAAGATGACCATTTTTCGTGTCTGCAACATACTATACATTCTCAGCAACAAAAACACGCAAGCTATCTTGTCTAACGTAGTGCCCGATGACAAGCACATTCCGGATTCAGTTATGTCTATCTCCGTGCTGGGAGTACCGAACATACTCTGTTCGCAGCATGTTAAGCAGGTCTTCGTCGAGCTGTTCCAGCTGACCAGCGTCTCGCAGTTTCGGGTACAGATGAGCCACGCTGCTGATGGCGGCCTCCACCATTTCCCACTGGCCCAAGTTAGCTGCGAAGCCGATGAACTCGACAGAAGCGTTTGTGCTAGAATTCAGGCAGGAGGTAACCACTTCAAGGCTCTCCTCCTTCACTCCATCCAGGAACCAGAACTCAGCTAGGGAGGACAGCTCCGCGTAAGGTCTTAGATGGTATAACTGCTCTTCTACGCTCAGATTTTTCCATCGGCAATCCGGCGCAACTCTGGGCAGCTTGCCTGAGTAGAACCACTGGACTAGTTTGTCCAACGCTTCCCACCCGAGTGGAACTCTGATAACCTCTGAAAAGCTGCATACATGTTTCTTATCAATCATTTGAAACGCACATCAAATACCCTTATAGATAACTAACAAAATGAGTGtgatttttctttaatataCTGAGAAACAAAAGGCTAACCTCTCATGCATCCCAGATTGAAATAAAGCCCGAAGGTAATCGCAGCTCATGCTCAAAACAATTTTATGGCTATGAACATGTGGGGTCGATAATTGGCATGAGCCATGGAGACACTCCATTTTGTCATTTGATTGGGCCTCCAGAATTTTGTCCCTGAAATTAATATGAATCAAGAACTTCAAGAGTCAGCAAAACTAGACAATGCACGTAATGTATTATGGCCTCCTGGCTAACTGGTTAGAACAATATAACAGTATAATCAGTCTGTGCTTACGAGAATGAATGTTCAGCTGGTTCAAGTGCTGCAGTGAGAGCATATCTGGGACAATCGAAGTTCCATCTGGGTTGCTCTTTCTGAAGCATCTCTTGCAGTGATCTCAAGCGACAATACTTCGCAAGTGTTCTCACAGGCTTAACAATGTCATCATCTACTGTGACAAAACCAGCGTATGCATATTCCAAAATTTTCTTCAGGGCATGACTATCTACACGATCAGACATTCGGACATGATAAAGTGATCTTTTGGCTAGCTCATCAGTCAGTTTTCCATCTTTGGTGAGAGATTTTGTGGATGGCAACAACTTAGGACACCTTGCTAATAAGATAGCTGCATGAACATTTAGAGATTCACCGTCTGCAAGCAACAGTTCCAGATCAACtagctcattatcacataaTGCACTTCTCATCTTTCCTCCCAACTTGCTTGGAATACCACAACGACCAAACAAACTCAGTATATGTGCAATATAAGACTTGGGTCCTGGGCTCAAGTTTTGACACAAGGCATGTTCAAGGACTCTAATCAGATCTTCAGTATAATACTCTCTGCAATCATGGCACACAATCCCCACATCCAAATTCCTTTTAcagtgaacacaaagaaagctGGCTCTCCTCAGCAGATTATACAACACCACGAGACCGTAAAATAAAACAATAT
The sequence above is drawn from the Phragmites australis chromosome 10, lpPhrAust1.1, whole genome shotgun sequence genome and encodes:
- the LOC133931286 gene encoding uncharacterized protein LOC133931286, producing MASAVASNLPAAVPYGWPSPGVSFGRDAAAEEPVVSSPAAAVAVTMTVATPEPAISKDFIDFEFSLGGSATMLPADELFADGKLLPLRKAAPLQDPEAAVLPPAQAQAMPAPTEPIKLLRAAAVAAANGTDPYVFSPKAPSCSSRWRELLGLKRAAAEQSSSPKPSPSPAAAAKTPARATNSAVARSLKLLLQRNNGRASGAAASDLASAPLLRDSSDSEGSLSLASSRFSLSSSSSSSGHDHDDIPRLSLDSAADPNPPRIRLVRTSHHRHSTSNSTRAGRSPARRRPSPPPPPGCLSVDSPRMNSSGKIVFQGLERSSSSPCRFHATSKSRSRAVDRFYSSGVRVAPVVLNVPVCSRPVFGFFKDKKDSAAAKDSTAAARSRSSLGRKTPPQGWSGELPRCSS